Proteins from a single region of Equus asinus isolate D_3611 breed Donkey chromosome 17, EquAss-T2T_v2, whole genome shotgun sequence:
- the DTX4 gene encoding E3 ubiquitin-protein ligase DTX4 isoform X2 — protein sequence MEVGITIQHAYEKQHPWIDLTSIGFSYIIDFSTMGQINRQTQRQRRVRRRLDLIYPMVTGALPKAQSWPVSPVSAASPPAPPCSCPQCVLVMSVKAAVVNGSTGPLQAPTARKNMPPSGVKLPPPAGPGGKPLDSTGTIRGPVKTAPSQAIRRQASSTLAGATAGSPASPPGANGKNGRVALATLNRTNLQRLAIAQSRVLIASGVPTVPVKNLNGSSPVNPALAGITGILMSAAGLPVCLTRPPKLVLHPPPVSKSEIKSIPGVSNTSRKTTKKQAKKGKTPEEVLKKYLQKVRHPPDEDCTICMERLTAPSGYKGPQPTVKPDLVGKLSRCGHIYHIYCLVAMYNNGNKDGSLQCPTCKTIYGVKTGTQPPGKMEYHLIPHSLPGHPDCKTIRIIYSIPPGIQGPEHPNPGKSFSARGFPRHCYLPDSEKGRKVLKLLLVAWDRRLIFAIGTSSTTGESDTVIWNEVHHKTEFGSNLTGHGYPDANYLDNVLAELAAQGISEDSTAQEKD from the exons ATGGAGGTGGGCATCACCATCCAGCACGCCTATGAGAAGCAGCATCCCTGGATCGACCTCACTTCCATTGGCTTTAGTTACATCATTGACTTCAGCACCATGGGCCAGATCAACCGACAGACCCAGCGCCAACGCCGTGTCCGTCGACGTCTTGATCTCATCTACCCCATGGTCACTGGTGCCTTGCCTAAGGCCCAGTCCTGGCCAGTCAGCCCTGTGTCGGCTGCctcaccccctgccccaccctgctcctGCCCACAGTGCGTCCTGGTGATGAGTGTCAAGGCGGCCGTGGTCAACGGGAGCACTGGGCCCCTACAGGCCCCAACAGCCCGCAAGAACATGCCTCCTTCTGGGGTCAAGCTGCCCCCACCAGCAGGCCCTGGGGGCAAGCCACTGGACAGCACAGGCACCATTCGAGGCCCGGTGAAGACTGCCCCATCGCAGGCGATTCGGCGACAAGCCTCTAGCACGCTGGCAGGGGCGACTGCAGGTTCTCCTGCCAGCCCCCCAGGAGCCAATGGCAAGAACGGAAGGGTGGCCCTGGCCACCTTAAATCGTACTAATCTGCAGCGACTGGCTATCGCTCAGTCCCGGGTGCTGATCGCCTCTGG GGTCCCCACCGTCCCAGTGAAGAACCTCAATGGGTCCAGTCCTGTCAATCCTGCTTTGGCAG GAATCACTGGGATCCTCATGAGTGCAGCCGGGTTGCCTGTGTGCctcaccaggccaccaaagctggtCCTCCACCCACCTCCCGTCAGCAAGAGTGAAATAAAATCCATCCCAGGTGTTTCCAACACGAGTCGCAAGACCACCAAAAAACAAGCCAAGAAAG GTAAAACCCCAGAAGAAGTGTTGAAGAAGTATCTGCAGAAAGTCCGGCACCCGCCAGACGAG GACTGCACCATCTGTATGGAGCGCCTCACAGCCCCATCAGGCTACAAGGGCCCACAGCCAACAGTCAAGCCTGATCTGGTGGGAAAGCTGTCGAGATGCGGCCACATCTATCACATCTACTGCCTGGTTGCCATGTACAACAATGGCAACAAG GATGGGAGTTTGCAGTGTCCAACCTGCAAGACCATTTATGGGGTGAAGACAGGTACCCAGCCTCCGGGGAAGATGGAATACCATCTCATCCCCCACTCTTTGCCTGGCCATCCGGACTGCAAAACCATCCGAATCATCTACAGCATCCCCCCTGGAATTCAG gGGCCAGAACACCCGAATCCTGGGAAGAGTTTCAGCGCCCGTGGCTTCCCACGACACTGTTACCTTCCGGACAGcgagaaagggagaaaa GTTCTGAAGCTGCTACTTGTGGCCTGGGATCGCCGCCTCATCTTTGCCATTGGTACCTCCAGCACCACGGGCGAGTCAGATACCGTCATCTGGAATGAGGTCCACCACAAGACAGAGTTTGGCTCTAATCTCACTGGCCATGGCTACCCAGATGCCAATTACCTGGATAATGTGCTGGCTGAACTGGCTGCCCAGGGCATTTCTGAGGATAGCACTGCCCAGGAGAAGGACTGA